Proteins co-encoded in one Egicoccus sp. AB-alg6-2 genomic window:
- a CDS encoding lysophospholipid acyltransferase family protein, giving the protein MNPVYTLVIGAVLLVFRIFSWKVRIVGHEHVPAKGGGVVAANHIGYLDFVFVGYGARKQGKRRLRFVAKREVFDHKISGPLMRAMGHISVDRAGNTRVALREIATALEQGELVGMFPEGTVSRSFMPLAGRPGAVKMAMDAGVPLVPAAVWGTQRIFTKGRKPTPARGTVVDVRFGPPIDYTAESDPLEVHERLMTAIRTMVDELQRDYPQAPSGPDDAWWLPAHLGGSAPTVEEAEAAAKADAIRRREARREQQRGS; this is encoded by the coding sequence GTGAATCCCGTCTACACCCTCGTCATCGGTGCCGTGCTACTCGTCTTCCGGATCTTCTCCTGGAAGGTGAGGATCGTCGGCCACGAGCACGTGCCGGCCAAGGGCGGCGGCGTGGTCGCGGCCAACCACATCGGCTACCTCGACTTCGTGTTCGTCGGCTACGGCGCCCGCAAGCAGGGGAAGCGCCGGCTGCGCTTCGTCGCCAAGCGCGAGGTGTTCGACCACAAGATCTCGGGTCCGCTCATGCGGGCGATGGGGCACATCTCGGTCGACCGCGCCGGCAACACGCGGGTCGCGTTGCGCGAGATCGCCACGGCCCTCGAGCAGGGTGAACTCGTCGGGATGTTCCCCGAGGGCACGGTCAGCCGCTCCTTCATGCCCCTCGCGGGGCGGCCGGGTGCGGTCAAGATGGCGATGGATGCCGGGGTCCCACTGGTTCCCGCGGCCGTGTGGGGGACGCAACGCATCTTCACGAAGGGCCGGAAGCCGACCCCCGCCCGCGGCACGGTGGTCGACGTCCGGTTCGGACCCCCCATCGACTACACCGCCGAGAGCGACCCCCTCGAGGTCCACGAGCGGCTCATGACCGCGATCCGCACCATGGTCGACGAGTTGCAGCGCGACTATCCGCAGGCGCCGTCCGGACCCGACGACGCCTGGTGGCTGCCGGCCCACCTCGGTGGCAGCGCCCCCACGGTCGAGGAGGCCGAAGCGGCGGCGAAGGCGGACGCGATCCGCCGGCGCGAGGCCCGCCGCGAGCAGCAACGCGGGTCGTGA